ACTTGTCACCGCCTACCAGCAAGATGACGATCACCTTACCTCGCAAAGTGAAATAAATTCGATAACCCGAACCAACGTCTATCCGCATTTCTGAGATGCCGCTACCGAGTGTCTTGATATCGCCCAGGTTACCCATGCTGGCTCTTTCGATACGTCGACCTATTGCGATCTTTGCTCGTAGGTCGCGTACTTCTGAACGCCAGTTAATGAAGGCTTGGGTTTGCTGGATCAAATAGCTCACAGGACCTCGCGTGGCCTAACTGTATCCAAGTGGATACTTGTTGGCAATAGGAATGGCAGATGGCAAAGGCTGGGGAGGATGCGTGGGGAGCGCTTCGGTTTCAAACGTTCTTGGACGTTTTCCTGTTGCCAAAATTTGCAGTGGCAGTTCGGGGAGAGAGGCTGTATTCGAACCTTGCGGCATTGCCTACACAACCATCAGAATCGTCCGAGTTGTGCGTCTTGGGCGACCTCTTTAAGGTTCGTCTGCCGCTGCCCATCAGCGGTCGGGTTTAGTAGCTCGATTTGATCAACGGCGTATGGCTGTACCATCGTTTAGGCATGTTGGTGTCTGTGCTCAATGGTGGCTGTACGCAGGGCACTTTCGAGTG
The genomic region above belongs to Pseudomonas azotoformans and contains:
- a CDS encoding type II toxin-antitoxin system RelE/ParE family toxin — protein: MSYLIQQTQAFINWRSEVRDLRAKIAIGRRIERASMGNLGDIKTLGSGISEMRIDVGSGYRIYFTLRGKVIVILLVGGDKSSQDTDIRRAKKLAKEV